A DNA window from Centroberyx gerrardi isolate f3 chromosome 5, fCenGer3.hap1.cur.20231027, whole genome shotgun sequence contains the following coding sequences:
- the cfap100 gene encoding cilia- and flagella-associated protein 100, protein MISSHRGTRDLRMRKTRQAPFKVPNDNDIFLLRMKEKEKRKEEMRVYLSLPVQEKTTHAGRMRAQQRELRRELAEGLEEEEEEEREKTKSRPKSLQGRPTLRRAMMTGENVEKESTVDFIAKKREMFLLEYSLMVKRAEIKKLEDATVTEERRLKRAQQMLDDDALLFEEFLKENDKNSVEAIKIAEQETKSKLERMAEIKRLTTEMVTIKSEISKNEEILKEYKMYKDFLFKLSPPEWQEAQKAKILQAKAQRDAQDKDKDKETKSGVKRALPPIRSSRLSSRQSSKSSAHTHKPIPVSKLDSDSSEYEDEPEMYFSDPQQLLDLLTELQEQNLSLIQNSGETEEQLEELRQAMETSKKKMEQDAEQLMLQINLMNQSIAKEKERAAELELKVHFFNSEKFKAGDQDSMLDALAGKVEVVYRRCVDDKRANLSTLQMLATIEKHLSVLLENMESIPAETLEKVGKIKDRERRIRQREDKQRQQKEHQEERVKKSMERSQADVKKTSGRKLMSRSNPVARKIKLNNVNIISDQEEIHAYLFT, encoded by the exons ATGATCTCATCCCACAGAGGGACCAGAG ACTTGAGAATGAGGAAGACACGGCAGGCCCCGTTCAAAGTGCCCAACGACAATGACATTTTCCTGCTGAGGatgaaggaaaaggagaagcGAAAAGag GAGATGCGCGTGTATCTGTCTCTGCCCGTCCAAGAGAAGACGACCCACGCTGGACGTATGAGGGCTCAGCAgagggagctgaggagagagctGGCAGagggactggaggaggaggaggaggaggagcgggagaaGACAAAGAGTCGACCTAAAAGCCTACAGGGCAGACCCACCCTGAGGAGGGCCATGATGACAGGAG AAAatgtggagaaagagagcacaGTGGACTTTATTGCCAAGAAACGGGAGATGTTTCTGCTGGAG tACTCTCTGATGGTGAAGCGAGCGGAGATCAAGAAGTTGGAGGACGCCACCgtgacggaggagaggaggctgaaGCGGGCCCAGCAGATGCTGGACGACGACGCCCTCCTGTTTGAGGAGTTCCTCAAAGAGAACGACAAGAACTCCGTGGAGGCCATCAAGAT TGCTGAACAGGAGACCAAATCCAAACTGGAAAGGATGGCTGAGATCAAGAGGCTGACCACTGAAATGGTCACCATAAAAAG TGAAATCTCCAAGAATGAGGAAATCCTGAAGGAGTATAAAATGTATAAGGACTTTCTGTTCAAGCTGTCTCCTCCAGAGTGGCAGGAGGCCCAGAAGGCCAAGATTCTGCAAGCTAAAGCCCAAAGAGACGCTCAGGATAAGGACAAAGACAAGGAGACAAAGTCAGGCGTTAAGCGCG CGTTGCCTCCCATCAGAAGCTCCAGGCTGTCCTCCAGACAGAGCAGCAAgtcctcagcacacacacacaaacc GATCCCCGTTTCAAAGCTGGATAGCGACAGCTCGGAATATGAG GATGAACCGGAGATGTACTTCTCGGACCCCCAGCAGCTGTTGGATCTGCTGACGGAGCTGCAGGAACAGAACCTGTCTCTGATCCAGAACTCCGGAGAGACggaggagcagctggaggagctcCGCCAGGCCATGGAGACCAGCAAGAAGAAGAT GGAACAGGATGCAGAGCAGCTCATGTTGCAGATCAACCTCATGAACCAGAGCATCgccaaagagaaggagagggctGCTGAGCTCGAACTGAAGGTCCACTTCTTCAACTCTGAAAAATTCAAGGCAGGAGACCAG GACAGCATGTTGGACGCTCTGGCCGGTAAGGTGGAGGTAGTGTACCGTCGCTGTGTGGATGACAAGAGGGCCAACCTCAGCACCCTGCAGATGCTGGCCACCATCGAGAAGCACCTGTCTGTGCTGCTGGAGAACATGGAGAGCATCCCTGCAGAAACCCTGGAGAAAGTGGGGAAGAtcaaagacagggagaggaggatcag GCAGCGTGAGGACAAGCAGAGGCAGCAGAAAGAACACCAGGAGGAAAGGGTGAAGAAGTCCATGGAGAGATCTCAGGCCGACGTCAAGAAAACA AGTGGAAGAAAGCTCATGTCCAGATCCAACCCTGTTGCCAGGAAGATCAAGCTAAACAATGTGAACATCATCTCTGACCAGGAGGAAATCCACGCCTACCTCTTCACCTGA